The following are encoded in a window of Sutcliffiella horikoshii genomic DNA:
- the ylqF gene encoding ribosome biogenesis GTPase YlqF: MTIQWFPGHMAKARRQVTEKLKLIDIVYELVDARIPVSSRNPMIDEIISNKPRIILLNKADMADAKVTREWLDYFNLPGSSTKAIAIDSQTGKGIQQIATLSKELLKEKFDKMQSRGIRPRAIRALIVGIPNVGKSTLINRLAKKNIAQTGDRPGVTKAQQWVKVGKELELLDTPGILWPKFEDQEVGYRLATTGAIKDTIINLQDIAVFALRFLTDAYPERLKDRYGLEEIPEDIVELFDAIGSKRGCKMSGGHIDYDKTAELVIREIRSEKLGKISLERPEKL; the protein is encoded by the coding sequence ATGACAATACAGTGGTTTCCCGGGCATATGGCGAAAGCCCGCAGACAAGTAACAGAAAAACTTAAATTGATTGATATCGTCTATGAATTGGTAGATGCCCGCATCCCCGTTTCATCACGAAACCCGATGATCGACGAAATCATCTCCAATAAACCAAGAATCATCCTATTAAACAAAGCAGATATGGCAGATGCAAAAGTAACCCGGGAATGGTTGGACTATTTTAATCTTCCAGGTTCATCAACTAAAGCGATTGCCATCGACTCCCAAACTGGTAAAGGTATTCAACAGATTGCAACATTATCAAAAGAGCTGTTAAAAGAGAAGTTTGATAAAATGCAATCTCGCGGAATAAGACCTAGAGCAATCAGAGCGTTGATTGTTGGTATCCCCAATGTTGGGAAATCAACGCTGATTAACAGGCTGGCGAAGAAAAATATCGCTCAAACAGGAGACAGACCAGGTGTAACAAAAGCTCAGCAATGGGTTAAAGTCGGGAAAGAATTGGAGCTGCTCGATACCCCAGGAATTCTCTGGCCGAAATTTGAGGATCAGGAGGTCGGCTACCGCTTAGCTACCACTGGTGCCATTAAAGATACGATTATTAACCTGCAGGATATTGCCGTATTTGCTTTAAGATTTTTGACCGACGCTTACCCTGAAAGGTTGAAGGATCGTTACGGTCTTGAGGAAATCCCTGAGGATATAGTCGAACTTTTTGATGCGATAGGCTCAAAACGCGGCTGTAAAATGAGTGGTGGACATATCGATTATGATAAGACCGCAGAATTGGTTATTCGTGAGATCCGTTCGGAAAAGCTAGGGAAAATCAGTTTAGAAAGACCAGAAAAACTATAG
- a CDS encoding ribonuclease HII: protein MAKLSIKEIEQILAKTENEQDSFLLSIKSDERKGVQVLLSRWEKRKEEKQKLINQFREMQKYERALWEKGSRYIAGIDEVGRGPLAGPVVAAAVILPENFQLPGLTDSKKLSQQKREIFYDYIKKNALSYGIGIIMPSDIDKVNIYEATKLAMMEAVKNLSLLPDHLLIDAMKLEVDIAQTSIIKGDATSISIAAASVLAKETRDAYMKNLASEFPQYGFDKNMGYGTREHLIALEEVGVTREHRRSFSPVKELVD from the coding sequence GTGGCAAAGCTGTCGATAAAAGAGATAGAACAAATATTAGCCAAAACGGAAAATGAGCAAGACTCTTTCCTCCTTTCAATAAAAAGTGATGAACGTAAAGGTGTACAGGTACTTTTAAGTAGATGGGAAAAGCGGAAAGAGGAAAAACAGAAGCTTATAAATCAGTTCAGAGAAATGCAAAAATATGAACGTGCTCTTTGGGAGAAAGGGTCCCGGTACATTGCTGGAATAGATGAAGTCGGTCGAGGGCCTCTGGCAGGACCGGTCGTTGCAGCTGCTGTGATCTTGCCTGAAAATTTTCAGTTGCCCGGACTGACAGACTCAAAAAAACTCAGCCAGCAAAAACGCGAGATTTTTTATGATTATATTAAAAAGAATGCTCTTAGTTACGGAATAGGAATTATCATGCCAAGCGATATAGATAAGGTGAATATCTATGAAGCAACCAAGCTTGCCATGATGGAGGCAGTGAAAAACCTGTCCCTCCTACCTGATCATCTCCTGATTGATGCCATGAAACTAGAAGTAGATATAGCACAAACATCCATCATAAAGGGAGATGCGACAAGTATATCCATCGCAGCGGCATCTGTGTTGGCTAAAGAGACAAGGGATGCTTATATGAAGAACCTTGCATCTGAATTTCCACAGTATGGATTTGATAAAAACATGGGATATGGAACCCGAGAGCATTTAATCGCTTTAGAAGAAGTTGGGGTGACCCGAGAACATCGTCGATCATTCTCACCAGTAAAGGAATTGGTTGACTAA
- a CDS encoding EscU/YscU/HrcU family type III secretion system export apparatus switch protein, translating into MSKNIIKRKKAVAIKYEQQKSIAPVVQAKGTGLIAENILEEAKKHNIPVQEDQALLEILMELELNETIPEELYEVVAEVLAYVYKLHKEENKNVKNTT; encoded by the coding sequence ATGAGTAAAAACATCATAAAGCGAAAAAAAGCAGTCGCCATAAAATATGAACAACAAAAAAGTATTGCTCCAGTGGTGCAGGCAAAGGGCACTGGACTCATAGCTGAAAACATTCTGGAGGAAGCCAAAAAGCATAATATCCCCGTTCAGGAAGACCAGGCTTTATTGGAAATACTAATGGAATTAGAATTAAATGAAACAATACCGGAAGAATTATATGAGGTGGTAGCAGAAGTCTTGGCCTATGTGTACAAGCTTCATAAAGAAGAGAATAAGAATGTGAAAAACACCACGTGA
- the sucC gene encoding ADP-forming succinate--CoA ligase subunit beta: MNIHEYQGKEILRKYGVAVPNGRVAFTVEEAVEAAKELGTEICVVKAQIHAGGRGKAGGVKVAKNLDEVREYAGEILGKTLITHQTGPEGKEVKRLLIEEGCDIKKEYYIGLVLDRATSRVVLMASEEGGTEIEEVAEQTPEKIFKEVVDPVVGLIGFQARRIAFNINIPKELVGQAVKFMMSLYTAFVEKDCSIAEINPLVVTGDAKVMALDAKLNFDSNALYRHKDILEYRDLEEEDAKEIEASKYDLSYISLDGNIGCMVNGAGLAMATMDIIKHYGGDPANFLDVGGGATAEKVTEAFKIILSDDNVKGIFVNIFGGIMKCDIIATGVVEAAKQVGLEVPLVVRLEGTNVDLGKQILRESGLNIVAAESMADGAQKIVAQVG, from the coding sequence ATGAATATCCATGAATATCAAGGAAAAGAGATCCTCAGAAAATACGGGGTGGCTGTTCCAAATGGCCGTGTAGCGTTCACTGTTGAAGAAGCAGTAGAAGCTGCAAAAGAACTAGGAACAGAAATTTGTGTTGTGAAAGCGCAAATTCACGCTGGTGGCCGCGGTAAAGCGGGCGGAGTGAAAGTTGCCAAGAATTTGGATGAAGTTCGTGAATATGCGGGTGAAATCCTAGGCAAAACGTTAATTACTCATCAAACGGGCCCAGAAGGTAAGGAAGTAAAACGCCTACTTATCGAAGAAGGATGCGACATCAAGAAAGAATACTATATCGGACTTGTATTAGACCGTGCAACTTCCCGAGTTGTCCTAATGGCATCTGAAGAAGGCGGAACAGAAATTGAAGAAGTGGCAGAGCAAACGCCAGAAAAAATCTTCAAAGAAGTGGTTGATCCTGTTGTAGGATTAATAGGTTTCCAAGCTCGTCGTATTGCATTCAACATCAACATACCAAAAGAGTTGGTTGGACAAGCGGTTAAATTCATGATGAGCCTATATACAGCTTTCGTGGAGAAAGACTGCTCCATCGCAGAAATCAATCCACTTGTTGTTACGGGTGACGCAAAGGTTATGGCATTGGATGCAAAACTTAACTTCGACTCCAATGCACTATACCGTCACAAGGACATTTTAGAATACCGTGATCTGGAAGAAGAAGATGCAAAAGAAATCGAAGCTTCCAAATACGATCTAAGCTACATTTCACTTGATGGAAACATCGGATGTATGGTTAATGGTGCCGGCCTTGCTATGGCAACTATGGATATTATCAAACATTATGGTGGGGACCCTGCTAACTTCCTGGACGTTGGGGGCGGAGCAACTGCTGAGAAAGTAACAGAAGCTTTCAAAATTATCCTTTCTGATGATAATGTAAAAGGAATTTTCGTTAACATTTTCGGTGGAATTATGAAGTGTGACATCATCGCTACAGGTGTTGTGGAAGCAGCGAAACAAGTAGGACTTGAAGTACCTCTAGTAGTACGTTTGGAAGGTACGAACGTAGACCTAGGAAAGCAAATCTTACGTGAGTCTGGCTTAAACATCGTGGCAGCAGAATCCATGGCTGATGGTGCACAAAAAATCGTAGCGCAAGTAGGATAA
- the sucD gene encoding succinate--CoA ligase subunit alpha, whose amino-acid sequence MSVFINKDTKVIVQGITGSTALFHTKQMLEYGTQIVGGVTPGKGGTEVEGVPVFNTVEEAVKVTGANASVIYVPAPFAADAIMEAVDAELDLAICITEHIPVLDMVKVKRYMEGKKTRLVGPNCPGVITPGECKIGIMPGYIHTKGHVGVVSRSGTLTYEAVHQLSQEGIGQSTAVGIGGDPVNGTDFIDVLKAFNEDEDTYAVIMIGEIGGTAEEEAALWVKENMTKPVVGFIGGRTAPPGKRMGHAGAIISGGKGTADEKIRVMNECGIEVADTPSVMGETLIKVIKEQGIYDKCKTH is encoded by the coding sequence ATGAGTGTATTCATTAATAAAGATACAAAAGTAATCGTACAAGGTATTACTGGTTCCACAGCGTTATTCCATACAAAGCAAATGCTTGAGTATGGCACACAAATCGTTGGTGGGGTTACACCAGGTAAAGGCGGCACTGAAGTTGAAGGTGTACCTGTATTCAATACAGTAGAAGAAGCTGTCAAAGTTACTGGTGCAAATGCATCCGTTATTTATGTACCAGCTCCATTTGCTGCAGATGCGATCATGGAAGCGGTAGATGCTGAGCTTGACTTGGCTATTTGTATTACAGAGCATATTCCTGTACTTGATATGGTAAAAGTGAAGCGTTACATGGAAGGGAAAAAGACTCGTCTTGTTGGTCCTAACTGCCCTGGCGTTATCACTCCTGGTGAGTGCAAAATCGGAATCATGCCTGGATATATCCATACAAAAGGCCATGTTGGGGTTGTTTCCCGTTCTGGTACTCTAACGTATGAAGCGGTTCACCAATTATCACAAGAGGGCATCGGTCAATCTACAGCAGTAGGTATCGGTGGAGACCCTGTTAACGGTACAGACTTCATTGATGTATTAAAAGCATTCAATGAAGATGAAGATACGTATGCGGTTATCATGATCGGTGAAATCGGCGGAACAGCTGAAGAAGAAGCAGCTCTTTGGGTAAAAGAGAACATGACAAAACCTGTTGTCGGCTTCATCGGCGGCCGTACTGCACCTCCTGGTAAGCGTATGGGTCACGCAGGAGCAATCATCTCTGGCGGTAAAGGTACTGCAGATGAGAAAATCCGTGTGATGAATGAGTGTGGCATTGAAGTTGCCGATACTCCATCTGTAATGGGTGAAACGCTTATCAAAGTAATTAAAGAGCAAGGCATTTACGATAAATGTAAAACTCACTAA
- the dprA gene encoding DNA-processing protein DprA, translating into MQKEKRRLITLHHCPGLTIKALQNLLMKDPTLERLYTMTPSDIASYFTTTQKQAQSIYHHIHNNNVSQLLSIYKEQSIVPLTIWDKDYPALLKEIYDPPVVLYTKGNQHLLKTRMLGIVGARLMSSYGKHSLNKLIPPLVKEKFTIVSGLAKGVDISAHQLTMEKGGNTIAVLGSGFFQIYPKEHLSYAEKIASHQLLLSEYPPYTPPTRWNFPQRNRIISGLSEGVIIIEAKEKSGSLITADQAMEQGREVFAVPGSILSETSKGTNALIQQGAKLVTSHHDILEELRSREMIKINK; encoded by the coding sequence ATGCAAAAGGAGAAAAGAAGATTGATAACCCTGCATCATTGTCCAGGTCTCACCATAAAGGCACTCCAAAATCTATTAATGAAAGATCCCACGCTTGAACGACTATACACCATGACCCCTTCTGATATTGCTTCATATTTCACCACTACTCAAAAGCAAGCACAGTCCATTTATCACCATATCCACAACAATAATGTTTCGCAGCTTCTTTCTATTTATAAAGAGCAAAGCATAGTACCATTAACCATTTGGGATAAAGATTACCCTGCCCTATTAAAAGAAATTTACGACCCACCAGTTGTCCTATACACAAAAGGAAATCAACATCTGTTAAAGACCAGGATGCTCGGAATAGTCGGTGCAAGATTGATGTCTTCTTATGGTAAACACTCTTTAAATAAGTTAATTCCCCCTCTAGTAAAAGAAAAATTTACAATTGTTAGCGGATTGGCAAAAGGAGTGGACATTTCCGCTCATCAATTAACAATGGAAAAGGGAGGGAACACCATTGCAGTCTTAGGAAGCGGATTTTTTCAAATTTATCCGAAAGAACACCTGTCTTATGCAGAAAAAATTGCCTCTCACCAGCTACTCCTCTCAGAATATCCTCCATACACACCTCCAACAAGATGGAATTTCCCACAAAGGAATCGTATTATCAGCGGTTTAAGTGAAGGAGTAATCATTATTGAAGCGAAAGAGAAAAGTGGGTCCCTCATTACAGCAGATCAAGCGATGGAACAAGGAAGAGAGGTGTTTGCTGTTCCAGGTTCCATCCTTTCTGAAACCTCTAAGGGGACAAATGCGCTTATCCAACAGGGAGCAAAGCTTGTGACAAGTCATCATGATATTTTAGAAGAATTACGTAGCCGTGAAATGATAAAAATAAATAAATAG
- the topA gene encoding type I DNA topoisomerase, producing the protein MADYLVIVESPAKAKTIERYLGKKYKVKASMGHVRDLPKSQMGVNVDHEFEPKYITIRGKGPVLKELKTAAKKAKKIFLAADPDREGEAIAWHLAHSLDIDITSDCRVVFNEITKDAIKESFKHPRPINLDVVDAQQARRILDRLVGYNISPLLWKKVKKGLSAGRVQSVAVRLVIEREQEINAFEPEEYWSIKSSFLTGKSKEFEASFYGVDGKKTELKSEADVNEILGRLEGNSFEIKSVTKKERKRNPALPFITSSLQQEAARKLNFRAKKTMMMAQQLYEGIELGKEGTVGLITYMRTDSTRISETAKKEAVEYIEKTYGKQFVSNEERKETKKSNAQDAHEAIRPTSTTKDPQSIKEYLSRDQFRLYKLIWERFVASQMAPAILDTVSVDLTQNDVQFRATGSTVKFAGFMKVYVEGNDDQQEEKENLLPPLEKGDTVFSKDIDQKQHFTQPPPRYTEARLVRALEELGIGRPSTYAPTLDTIQKRGYVALDNKRFVPTELGQIVIQLILEFFPEIINVEFTADLETNLDNVEDGKVNWVNIIDGFYHEFAKRLEKAEAEMQEIEIKDEPAGEDCELCGHEMVFKMGRYGKFMACSNFPDCRNTKPIVKDIGVPCPKCEKGNIVERKSKKKRIFYGCDQYPTCEFLSWDKPIARKCPKCESLLVEKKLKKGVQVQCVECDYKEEPQG; encoded by the coding sequence ATGGCAGATTATTTAGTGATTGTGGAATCACCAGCAAAAGCGAAGACAATTGAACGATATTTAGGAAAAAAATATAAAGTGAAAGCCTCCATGGGGCATGTAAGAGACTTACCTAAAAGTCAAATGGGTGTAAATGTAGACCATGAATTTGAGCCTAAATATATAACCATCAGAGGGAAAGGTCCCGTCTTGAAGGAATTAAAAACAGCTGCAAAAAAAGCAAAGAAAATTTTTCTCGCGGCTGACCCGGATCGCGAAGGGGAAGCTATCGCATGGCATCTTGCTCACAGTCTTGATATTGATATCACATCTGATTGTCGGGTGGTTTTTAATGAAATAACAAAAGATGCAATAAAGGAATCATTCAAACATCCAAGACCGATCAATCTTGATGTAGTGGACGCACAACAGGCAAGAAGGATCTTGGATCGACTTGTGGGCTACAATATAAGCCCTTTATTATGGAAGAAAGTGAAAAAAGGATTAAGTGCAGGACGCGTTCAATCCGTTGCGGTTCGGTTAGTTATTGAACGAGAGCAAGAGATAAATGCATTTGAACCGGAAGAGTACTGGTCCATAAAAAGCAGTTTCCTGACAGGAAAATCAAAAGAATTTGAAGCAAGCTTCTATGGCGTAGATGGAAAGAAGACAGAGCTTAAATCTGAAGCGGATGTCAATGAGATTCTTGGAAGGCTTGAGGGCAACTCTTTTGAAATTAAGAGTGTAACCAAAAAAGAGCGTAAACGTAATCCAGCGCTTCCTTTTATCACATCCTCCTTGCAACAGGAAGCAGCGCGTAAACTTAACTTCCGTGCAAAGAAAACGATGATGATGGCTCAGCAGCTCTATGAGGGCATTGAGCTTGGAAAAGAAGGTACGGTCGGTCTTATCACCTATATGCGTACGGATTCAACTCGTATTTCAGAAACCGCAAAAAAAGAAGCGGTGGAATATATCGAAAAGACATATGGCAAACAATTTGTTTCTAATGAAGAAAGAAAAGAGACAAAAAAGAGCAATGCACAGGATGCCCATGAAGCGATTCGTCCGACATCAACCACGAAGGACCCTCAGTCGATCAAAGAATATTTATCACGCGATCAATTCCGTTTGTATAAATTGATTTGGGAGCGGTTTGTTGCGAGTCAGATGGCACCTGCAATTTTGGATACGGTCAGTGTGGACTTAACGCAAAATGATGTTCAATTCCGTGCGACCGGTTCCACGGTCAAGTTCGCCGGTTTCATGAAAGTATATGTGGAAGGTAATGACGATCAACAGGAAGAAAAAGAAAACCTGTTGCCTCCTTTAGAGAAAGGTGATACAGTCTTCTCCAAAGATATCGATCAAAAGCAACATTTCACACAACCCCCACCAAGGTACACAGAGGCAAGGCTGGTACGTGCCCTTGAAGAGTTGGGAATAGGAAGACCGTCCACATATGCTCCTACACTGGATACTATCCAGAAAAGAGGCTATGTAGCGCTTGATAACAAAAGATTTGTTCCAACAGAGCTTGGGCAGATTGTCATTCAATTGATTTTGGAGTTCTTCCCGGAAATCATCAATGTCGAATTTACAGCAGATCTTGAAACGAACCTGGATAATGTGGAAGATGGTAAAGTAAATTGGGTAAATATCATTGACGGCTTTTATCATGAATTTGCCAAGCGTTTAGAAAAAGCGGAAGCGGAAATGCAGGAAATAGAAATAAAAGATGAACCTGCAGGTGAAGATTGTGAGCTTTGCGGTCACGAAATGGTCTTTAAAATGGGTAGGTATGGAAAGTTCATGGCGTGCTCCAATTTCCCTGACTGCCGCAATACAAAACCTATCGTAAAAGATATCGGCGTCCCTTGTCCTAAATGTGAAAAAGGGAATATCGTCGAAAGAAAAAGTAAAAAGAAACGAATTTTCTATGGTTGTGACCAATACCCTACTTGTGAATTTCTATCCTGGGATAAGCCTATTGCCAGAAAATGTCCGAAGTGTGAATCCTTACTGGTCGAGAAAAAGCTTAAAAAAGGTGTACAGGTTCAGTGCGTAGAGTGCGATTATAAAGAAGAACCACAAGGATAA
- the trmFO gene encoding FADH(2)-oxidizing methylenetetrahydrofolate--tRNA-(uracil(54)-C(5))-methyltransferase TrmFO, with amino-acid sequence MTNTVVNVIGAGLAGSEAAWQLANKGIRVHLYEMRPVKQTPAHHTDKFAELVCSNSLRANNLTNAVGVLKEEMRMLDSVIIRSADDCAVPAGGALAVDRHEFAAKVTERVKEHPNVTVFNEEMEQIPEGPTIIATGPLTSKALSDQLRSLTGEEYLYFYDAAAPIIEKDSINMDIVYLKSRYDKGEAAYLNCPMTEEQFNRFYDALVEAETVPLKEFEKEIFFEGCMPIEVMANRGKKTMLFGPLKPVGLEDPKTDKRPYAVVQLRQDDAAGTLYNIVGFQTHLKWGPQKEVIRLIPGLENAEIVRYGVMHRNTFINSPNLLKPTYQFKEREDLFFAGQMTGVEGYVESAASGLIAGMNAARLVLGEEPLVFPKETAIGSMAHYITSTNAKNFQPMNANFGLFPDLPKKIKNKQERNEAHARRALETIQNFVKN; translated from the coding sequence ATGACAAACACAGTAGTTAATGTAATTGGAGCGGGCCTTGCCGGTAGTGAAGCAGCATGGCAGCTTGCAAATAAAGGGATTAGGGTCCATTTATACGAAATGCGCCCAGTCAAACAAACTCCTGCCCATCATACAGATAAATTCGCAGAGCTTGTTTGCTCCAATTCCCTGCGCGCGAACAACCTGACAAATGCAGTTGGGGTGTTAAAGGAAGAGATGAGAATGCTTGACTCCGTCATTATCCGTTCAGCAGATGACTGTGCGGTTCCTGCAGGCGGTGCTCTTGCGGTGGACAGGCATGAATTTGCTGCTAAAGTTACGGAAAGAGTAAAAGAACATCCTAATGTGACAGTATTTAATGAAGAAATGGAACAAATCCCGGAAGGACCGACGATCATAGCAACAGGACCGTTAACTTCCAAAGCCCTTTCAGACCAACTTCGTTCCTTAACAGGAGAAGAGTATCTATATTTCTACGATGCTGCAGCTCCAATTATTGAAAAAGACAGCATCAATATGGATATTGTTTATTTGAAATCCCGTTATGATAAAGGGGAAGCTGCCTACTTGAATTGCCCGATGACAGAAGAGCAGTTTAATCGTTTTTATGATGCATTAGTTGAAGCAGAAACCGTACCATTAAAGGAATTTGAAAAAGAAATTTTCTTTGAAGGGTGTATGCCGATTGAAGTCATGGCAAACCGCGGAAAGAAAACGATGCTTTTTGGACCTTTGAAGCCTGTTGGGTTAGAAGATCCTAAAACAGACAAACGCCCATATGCAGTCGTGCAACTCCGACAAGATGATGCGGCAGGCACTTTGTATAATATTGTTGGTTTTCAGACACATTTAAAATGGGGTCCACAAAAAGAAGTAATCCGTCTTATTCCTGGTTTGGAAAATGCAGAGATTGTAAGGTACGGTGTAATGCACCGTAATACCTTTATCAATTCACCTAATCTGTTGAAGCCAACGTATCAATTCAAAGAAAGAGAAGATCTTTTCTTTGCAGGACAAATGACAGGTGTGGAAGGTTATGTGGAATCTGCAGCGTCAGGACTTATTGCCGGGATGAATGCGGCACGCCTCGTTCTTGGAGAGGAACCGTTGGTGTTCCCTAAAGAAACGGCGATTGGAAGTATGGCGCACTATATTACTTCTACAAACGCGAAAAACTTCCAACCGATGAATGCAAACTTTGGGTTATTTCCAGATCTTCCGAAGAAAATAAAAAATAAACAAGAGCGAAATGAAGCGCATGCTAGGAGAGCGTTGGAAACAATTCAGAATTTTGTAAAAAATTAA
- the xerC gene encoding tyrosine recombinase XerC, translated as MQNVNVPLISFLEYLQIEKNYSKYTIVFYQKDIEDFFDFMKEEAISSINEVTHTEARMYLTRLHQKKYARKSVARKTSSLRSFYKFLLREEKVEQNPFTSVSLPKQEKRLPQFLYSEELDKLFAVSDLETPLGQRNQAILELLYATGIRISECCHIQIHDIDFQVGTILVTGKGNKQRYIPFGSFAQDAMKTYLEDGRKTLLDKQKTPNSTKHLFLNFRGGALTPRGVRLILNDMVQQACSTLHISPHMLRHTFATHMLNEGADLRVVQELLGHASLSSTQIYTHVTKEHLQKTYNQFHPRA; from the coding sequence ATGCAAAATGTTAACGTTCCATTAATTTCTTTTCTAGAATATTTACAAATTGAAAAAAATTACTCAAAATATACTATTGTATTTTATCAGAAGGATATTGAAGATTTTTTTGATTTTATGAAAGAGGAAGCCATTTCAAGCATCAATGAAGTCACTCATACAGAAGCACGTATGTATTTAACCAGGCTGCATCAAAAAAAGTACGCACGAAAATCGGTTGCAAGAAAAACATCAAGCTTACGCAGTTTCTATAAGTTTCTACTGCGAGAAGAGAAGGTGGAGCAAAACCCTTTTACCAGTGTTTCCTTGCCAAAACAGGAAAAGCGGCTTCCGCAGTTCCTGTATAGTGAAGAACTTGATAAGTTGTTTGCTGTATCAGATTTGGAAACACCATTAGGTCAGAGGAATCAAGCCATTTTAGAATTGCTCTATGCAACTGGTATCCGAATTAGTGAATGTTGTCACATTCAAATTCATGATATTGACTTTCAAGTCGGTACCATCCTTGTCACTGGAAAAGGGAATAAACAGCGTTACATCCCGTTTGGAAGTTTTGCACAAGACGCCATGAAGACCTATTTAGAAGATGGCCGAAAAACACTGCTTGATAAGCAAAAAACGCCTAATTCCACCAAGCATCTTTTTCTTAATTTCCGTGGAGGTGCCCTTACCCCCCGAGGTGTAAGGCTGATACTTAATGACATGGTACAACAGGCATGTTCAACCTTACATATTAGTCCACATATGCTTCGGCATACTTTTGCCACTCATATGTTAAATGAAGGAGCAGACCTTCGTGTTGTACAAGAATTGCTCGGACATGCCAGTTTATCATCCACCCAAATCTATACACATGTGACAAAAGAACATTTGCAAAAGACGTATAATCAATTTCATCCTCGTGCATGA
- the hslV gene encoding ATP-dependent protease subunit HslV produces the protein MSSFHATTIFAVQHKGQCAMSGDGQVTFGNAVVMKHTARKVRKLFNGRILAGFAGSVADAFTLFEMFEAKLEEYNGNIQRSAVELAKEWRSDKVLRKLEAMLIVMDESSMLLVSGTGEVIEPDDGILAIGSGGNYALSAGRALKRYAGDHMTAREIAKASLETAGEICVYTNDNIIVEEL, from the coding sequence ATGTCATCATTTCATGCTACCACGATATTTGCAGTCCAGCATAAGGGACAATGCGCAATGTCAGGTGACGGTCAAGTTACATTTGGAAACGCAGTTGTCATGAAGCATACAGCACGAAAAGTGCGCAAGCTTTTTAACGGACGGATTCTTGCGGGTTTTGCAGGATCTGTGGCAGATGCATTTACCTTATTCGAAATGTTCGAGGCGAAGCTTGAGGAATATAACGGCAATATCCAACGCTCAGCAGTTGAGCTTGCCAAAGAATGGCGTAGTGATAAAGTGTTGAGAAAGTTGGAAGCCATGTTGATTGTAATGGATGAGTCCAGCATGTTGTTAGTTTCCGGAACGGGTGAAGTTATTGAACCTGATGACGGAATACTTGCAATTGGTTCAGGCGGGAACTATGCACTTTCTGCAGGCCGTGCTTTAAAACGATATGCAGGTGATCATATGACAGCACGTGAGATAGCAAAAGCATCCTTGGAAACAGCAGGTGAAATTTGCGTGTACACTAATGACAATATCATTGTAGAAGAACTATAG